One genomic window of Glycine max cultivar Williams 82 chromosome 16, Glycine_max_v4.0, whole genome shotgun sequence includes the following:
- the LOC106796564 gene encoding pentatricopeptide repeat-containing protein At1g62910 — MPSFSFLRTFRVSLFPPYPPIAIPTATLHSQPHSHHHHHHAVASFNLMLLMRPPPPTFHFNNILSSLVNNKHYPTVISLFKQFEPNGITPDLCTLSILINCFCHQAHITLAFSVFANILKRGFHPNAITLNTLIKGLCFRGEIKKALYFHDQLVAQGFQLDQVSYGTLINGLCKTGETKAVARLLRKLEGHSVKPDVVMYNTIINSLCKNKLLGDACDVYSEMIVKGISPDVVTYTTLIHGFCIMGHLKEAFSLLNEMKLKNINPNVCTFNILIDALSKEGKMKEAKILLAVMMKACIKPDVFTYNSLIDGYFLVDEVKHAKYVFYSMAQRGVTPDVQCYTNMINGLCKTKMVDEAMSLFEEMKHKNMIPDIVTYNSLIDGLCKNHHLERAIALCKRMKEQGIQPDVYSYTILLDGLCKSGRLEDAKEIFQRLLAKGYHLNVHAYTVLINRLCKAGFFDEALDLKSKMEDKGCMPDAVTFDIIIRALFEKDENDKAEKILREMIARGLLKE; from the coding sequence ATGCCATCTTTCTCATTCTTGAGAACATTCAGGGTCTCTCTTTTTCCGCCTTATCCCCCAATTGCAATTCCAACTGCAACCCTCCATTCTCAACCTCACTCTCACCATCATCACCATCATGCTGTTGCCTCATTCAATCTCATGCTTCTTATGCGCCCTCCCCCACCCACCTTCCATTTTAACAACATTCTGAGTTCCCTTGTCAATAACAAGCATTATCCCACTGTCATCTCCCTTTTTAAACAATTCGAACCAAATGGGATTACACCTGACCTTTGTACTCTGAGTATCCTCATCAATTGTTTCTGCCATCAGGCTCACATCACTCTTGCTTTTTCTGTATTCGCCAACATCCTCAAGAGGGGTTTTCATCCAAATGCAATTACCCTCAACACACTCATCAAAGGCCTCTGTTTTCGTGGGGAGATTAAAAAAGCACTTTACTTTCACGATCAGTTGGTGGCTCAAGGGTTCCAGTTGGACCAAGTCAGTTATGGGACGTTGATCAATGGTTTGTGCAAAACAGGAGAGACAAAGGCTGTCGCAAGATTACTGAGGAAGCTGGAAGGACACTCGGTTAAACCTGATGTGGTAATGTACAATACTATAATTAATAGCTTATGCAAAAATAAACTCCTAGGAGATGCCTGTGATGTGTACTCTGAAATGATTGTTAAGGGAATTTCCCCGGATGTTGTCACCTACACTACTCTGATCCATGGCTTTTGCATCATGGGTCATTTGAAAGAAGCATTTTCCTTgttgaatgaaatgaaattgaaaaacatCAACCCCAATGTTTGTACCTTTAACATATTGATTGATGCATTAAGCAAGGAAGGTAAGATGAAAGaagctaaaattttgttagctGTAATGATGAAAGCATGTATTAAGCCTGATGTTTTTACTTATAATTCTCTAATAGATGGATACTTCTTGGTTGATGAAGTAAAACACGCAAAGTATGTATTCTATTCTATGGCTCAAAGGGGAGTGACCCCTGATGTTCAGTGTTATACTAACATGATTAATGGGTTATGTAAGACAAAAATGGTGGATGAAGCTATGAGTCTCTTTGAAGAAATGAAGCACAAAAATATGATTCCTGATATTGTGACTTACAATTCTCTTATTGATGGTCTGTGCAAAAATCATCATCTGGAGAGGGCAATTGCATTATGCAAGAGAATGAAAGAGCAGGGAATTCAGCCAGATGTATACTCATACACAATACTTCTTGATGGGCTGTGCAAGAGTGGAAGACTTGAGgatgcaaaagagatttttcAGCGTCTTTTGGCTAAAGGCTATCATTTGAATGTCCACGCGTATACTGTTCTGATCAACAGACTTTGTAAAGCGGGCTTTTTTGATGAAGCGCTGGATTTGAAGTCAAAAATggaagacaaaggttgcatgcctgATGCTGTAACTTTTGACATAATTATTCGGGCCTTatttgaaaaagatgaaaatgataAGGCAGAGAAAATTCTCCGAGAAATGATTGCTAGAGGCTTATTGAAAGAGTAA